From a region of the Coprococcus comes ATCC 27758 genome:
- a CDS encoding MarR family transcriptional regulator: MNYKLELKQIVEFPRCRIYRDFIQTLITTKSIRTTGGSFLFYYLVLCSYANYRTSYRRMEHITYTIGPGEWICTVTDLQEWFRCRFQHQALSILRFFEEQNYITYSLLGKNRLVKFKISDWPKDNTVLEYNYPCKKDTGFFFFPIAKVHELIGIGKCSEMDVILDLWIHAVYNDSSVLGSDSGPIVYYRDNTGNPLTSFNELGERWSLSKASVSRLLKKLEEKEYITLISFTGKHGSVIYLNNYLSVMFNISDVMIDKEEIAMKMQLPIHVPEEITIEDSASVSVSETVTDSQITVTKNDSCVPDSHMKFIVQKVAELLDSQGIPCCHCSKTRYILSPLSACKDIFNTFTLNIICPYGNAAYRFELSVSPGDESAQKMPAVAEPSALKGGE; the protein is encoded by the coding sequence ATGAATTACAAATTAGAACTCAAACAAATCGTGGAATTTCCACGCTGTCGCATTTACCGTGACTTCATACAAACTTTAATCACTACCAAGAGCATCCGAACTACCGGGGGCTCTTTTCTTTTTTATTATCTGGTATTATGCTCCTATGCAAATTACCGCACATCCTACCGCCGGATGGAACACATTACCTATACCATTGGTCCAGGAGAGTGGATCTGCACAGTCACAGATCTTCAGGAATGGTTTCGCTGCCGTTTCCAACATCAAGCGTTGTCCATCCTTCGATTTTTTGAAGAGCAGAATTACATTACCTACTCTCTTCTCGGCAAAAACCGCCTGGTCAAATTCAAAATATCAGACTGGCCCAAAGACAATACCGTATTGGAATACAACTATCCCTGTAAAAAAGATACAGGGTTTTTCTTTTTCCCGATTGCCAAAGTTCACGAACTAATTGGCATTGGAAAATGCTCGGAAATGGATGTTATTCTGGATCTGTGGATTCATGCAGTTTACAACGATTCCTCTGTCCTGGGATCTGATTCCGGTCCCATTGTCTATTACCGGGATAATACCGGAAATCCCCTTACCAGCTTTAATGAACTGGGTGAAAGGTGGAGTCTGTCAAAGGCATCGGTATCACGACTCTTGAAGAAACTGGAGGAAAAAGAATACATTACACTTATCTCATTTACAGGAAAACACGGAAGCGTAATTTATCTCAACAATTACCTGTCCGTGATGTTTAATATCAGCGACGTTATGATTGACAAGGAGGAGATCGCTATGAAGATGCAATTACCAATCCATGTACCTGAAGAAATCACTATTGAGGATTCTGCTTCTGTTAGCGTTTCAGAAACTGTCACAGACTCACAAATCACCGTTACAAAAAATGATTCCTGCGTTCCAGATTCACACATGAAATTTATCGTGCAAAAAGTCGCAGAACTATTGGATTCACAAGGGATTCCATGTTGCCACTGCTCCAAAACCCGCTATATATTATCTCCATTATCAGCCTGCAAAGATATATTTAATACATTTACTCTAAATATTATCTGTCCCTACGGAAATGCCGCTTATCGGTTTGAGTTGTCCGTAAGTCCAGGGGATGAGTCTGCCCAAAAGATGCCTGCCGTGGCAGAGCCTTCTGCACTGAAAGGGGGGGAATAG